A DNA window from Penaeus vannamei isolate JL-2024 chromosome 5, ASM4276789v1, whole genome shotgun sequence contains the following coding sequences:
- the LOC138861736 gene encoding uncharacterized protein — protein sequence MNTLTSELREEEPQDLWELLFADDLVIVAETGEGLHRRNLARKEKMEQGGLQVNMSMTEGMMSSRTGREEMNLKSEDGRIIQQSTEFKYLGSVFTEEGGTEKIERKRSLEEVEGSDWSCTG from the coding sequence ATGAACACACTGACATCAGAGCTTAGAGAGGAGGAACCACAAGACTTGTGGGAACTCCTTTTTGCAGATGACTTAGTTATAGTGGCGGAAACGGGAGAGGGGTTACACAGAAGAAACCTAGCtcggaaggagaaaatggaacaaGGTGGATTACAGGTGAATATGTCAATGACAGAAGGAATGATGAGCAGTAGAACAGGTCGAGAAGAAATGAATTTAAAATCAGAAGACGGAAGAATAATCCAGCAAAGTACCGAATTCAAGTACTTAGGGTCAGTGTttacagaagaaggaggaacagaaaagatagagagaaaaagaagtctggaggaagtggaaggaagtgaCTGGAGTTGTACTGGATAA